A single region of the Drosophila takahashii strain IR98-3 E-12201 chromosome 2R, DtakHiC1v2, whole genome shotgun sequence genome encodes:
- the Hsf gene encoding heat shock factor protein isoform X2: MSRPRSSAKAVQFKHESEEEEDDEEEQLPSRRMHSFGDAGAIGSGVPAFLAKLWRLVDDADTNRLICWTKDGQSFVIQNQAQFAKELLPLNYKHNNMASFIRQLNMYGFHKITSIDNGGLRFDRDEIEFSHPFFKRNSPYLLDQIKRKISNNKNGDDKSVLKQEAVSKILSDVKVMRGRQDNLDSRFSAMKQENEVLWREIASLRQKHAKQQQIVNKLIQFLISIVQPSRNMSGVKRHMQLMINDTPENDRARSTSETESEGGGGPVIHELSEELLDEVMNPSPTNYAAASQYDQESVSPLAVERPRSNISISSHNVDYSNQSVEDLLLQGNGTAGGNLLVGGAASPLASSVSSQSPAQQVVYTVTEAPDSHVQEVPNSPPYHEEQNVLTTPMVREQEQKRQQLKEQNKLRRRAGEVTIDAAPILVEEGGPKVQRKSNQGMVQPMIIKAEPENNSGIMELINPSNSDLYNVNFISEDMPTDIFEDSSLLPAGVEEAAKLDQQQKFGQSTVSSGKFASNFDVPTNSSLLDANQASTSKAAAKAQANEEEAAALAVAKYTGSENGATRDLNNGQLLRIPSVDDLHGHLDNMQDELETLKDLLRGDGVAIDQNMLLGLFNDSDLMDNYGLSFPNDSLSSEKKAPSGSELISYQPMYDLSDILDTDDGNKDQEANRRQQLQTQNSVLNTPRHEL, from the exons ATGTCCAGGCCGCGTTCATCCGCCAAAGCCGTGCAGTTCAAGCACGAAtcggaggaagaggaggacgacgaggaggagcagctgcctTCCAGGAGGATGCACTCGTTCGGGGACGCGGGCGCCATCGGGAGCGGGGTGCCGGCCTTCTTGGCCAAACTGTGGCGCCTCGTCGACGACGCCGATACCAATCGCTTGATCTGCTGGACCAAG GATGGCCAAAGTTTTGTTATACAAAATCAGGCGCAATTCGCCAAGGAATTGCTGCCCCTGAACTACAAGCACAACAACATGGCCAGCTTCATCAGACAACTGAATATGT ATGGTTTCCACAAGATCACCTCCATTGACAACGGAGGCCTGCGCTTCGATCGCGACGAGATTGAGTTCTCACATCCCTTCTTCAAGCGCAACTCCCCGTATTTACTGGACCAAATCAAAAGGAAGATATCGAATAACAAAAACGGGGACGACAAGAGTGTGCTGAAGCAGGAGGCCGTGTCGAAGATCCTCAGCGATGTGAAGGTGATGCGCGGACGCCAGGACAACCTGGACTCGCGTTTCTCCGCCATGAAGCAGGAAAACGAGGTGCTGTGGCGCGAGATAGCCAGCCTGCGTCAGAAGCAcgccaagcagcagcagatagTCAACAAACTGATCCAGTTCCTAATCTCCATCGTGCAACCGTCGCGCAACATGTCCGGCGTCAAGCGCCACATGCAGCTGATGATCAACGACACGCCGGAGAACGATCGTGCTCGCAGCACCAGCGAGACGGAGAGCGAGGGCGGCGGCGGCCCGGTCATCCACGAGCTCAGCGAGGAGCTGCTCGACGAGGTGATGAATCCTTCGCCGACTAACTACGCTGCAGCTTCGCAGTACGACCAGGAGAGCGTCTCCCCGCTGGCCGTCGAGCGGCCGCGTTCGAATATAAGCATTAGCTCGCACAACGTCGACTATTCGAATCAGAGCGTCGAGGACTTGCTGCTCCAGGGCAATGGAACTGCTGGCGGTAATCTTCTGGTCGGAGGAGCAGCCTCTCCGCTCGCCTCCAGTGTGAGCAGTCAGTCGCCGGCCCAGCAAGTTGTCTACACGGTCACCGAGGCCCCCGACTCGCATGTCCAGGAGGTGCCCAACAGTCCGCCGTATCACGAAGAGCAGAACGTCCTCACCACGCCCATGGTgcgggagcaggagcagaagcGTCAGCAGCTCAAGGAGCAGAACAAGCTGCGACGACGCGCAGGAGAAGTAACCATCGATGCCGCCCCAATTCTGGTGGAAGAGGGCGGTCCTAAGGTGCAGCGCAAGAGCAACCAGGGAATGGTTCAGCCAATGATTATCAAGGCCGAGCCGGAGAACAACTCTGGAATAATGGAGCTTATAAATCCCTCAAACTCTGATCTGTACAATGTAAACTTTATCAGTGAAGATATGCCTACGGATATATTCGAA GACTCTTCTTTGCTGCCTGCTGGCGTGGAGGAGGCAGCCAAGCTGGATCAGCAGCAGAAATTCGGGCAATCTACAGTGAGCAGCGGCAAGTTTGCCAGCAATTTCGATGTGCCCACCAATAGTTCTTTGTTGGATGCAAATCAGGCCTCGACATCGAAGGCTGCAGCCAAGGCACAGGCCAatgaggaggaggcggcggcctTGGCTGTGGCCAAGTACACGGGCAGCGAGAACGGAGCTACGCGAGATCTCAACAACGGTCAGCTCCTCAGGATCCCCTCAGT TGACGATCTCCATGGGCACTTGGACAACATGCAAGATGAGCTGGAAACTCTGAAGGATCTGTTGCGTGGCGACGGGGTGGCCATTGATCAAAACATGCTTCTGGGT CTCTTTAATGACTCGGATCTGATGGACAACTACGGCTTATCTTTTCCCAATGACAGCCTAAGCAGTGAAAAGAAGG CACCCAGTGGCTCAGAACTGATTTCCTATCAGCCCATGTACGATCTGTCCGACATTCTGGACACGGACGATGGCAACAAGGATCAGGAGGCCAACAGACGCCAGCAGCTGCAGACGCAGAACTCGGTGTTGAATACGCCACGTCACGAGTTGTAA
- the Hsf gene encoding heat shock factor protein isoform X1 — protein sequence MSRPRSSAKAVQFKHESEEEEDDEEEQLPSRRMHSFGDAGAIGSGVPAFLAKLWRLVDDADTNRLICWTKDGQSFVIQNQAQFAKELLPLNYKHNNMASFIRQLNMYGFHKITSIDNGGLRFDRDEIEFSHPFFKRNSPYLLDQIKRKISNNKNGDDKSVLKQEAVSKILSDVKVMRGRQDNLDSRFSAMKQENEVLWREIASLRQKHAKQQQIVNKLIQFLISIVQPSRNMSGVKRHMQLMINDTPENDRARSTSETESEGGGGPVIHELSEELLDEVMNPSPTNYAAASQYDQESVSPLAVERPRSNISISSHNVDYSNQSVEDLLLQGNGTAGGNLLVGGAASPLASSVSSQSPAQQVVYTVTEAPDSHVQEVPNSPPYHEEQNVLTTPMVREQEQKRQQLKEQNKLRRRAGEVTIDAAPILVEEGGPKVQRKSNQGMVQPMIIKAEPENNSGIMELINPSNSDLYNVNFISEDMPTDIFEDSSLLPAGVEEAAKLDQQQKFGQSTVSSGKFASNFDVPTNSSLLDANQASTSKAAAKAQANEEEAAALAVAKYTGSENGATRDLNNGQLLRIPSVLVDKKISHTSQNSHNQEANSYCCSDDLHGHLDNMQDELETLKDLLRGDGVAIDQNMLLGLFNDSDLMDNYGLSFPNDSLSSEKKAPSGSELISYQPMYDLSDILDTDDGNKDQEANRRQQLQTQNSVLNTPRHEL from the exons ATGTCCAGGCCGCGTTCATCCGCCAAAGCCGTGCAGTTCAAGCACGAAtcggaggaagaggaggacgacgaggaggagcagctgcctTCCAGGAGGATGCACTCGTTCGGGGACGCGGGCGCCATCGGGAGCGGGGTGCCGGCCTTCTTGGCCAAACTGTGGCGCCTCGTCGACGACGCCGATACCAATCGCTTGATCTGCTGGACCAAG GATGGCCAAAGTTTTGTTATACAAAATCAGGCGCAATTCGCCAAGGAATTGCTGCCCCTGAACTACAAGCACAACAACATGGCCAGCTTCATCAGACAACTGAATATGT ATGGTTTCCACAAGATCACCTCCATTGACAACGGAGGCCTGCGCTTCGATCGCGACGAGATTGAGTTCTCACATCCCTTCTTCAAGCGCAACTCCCCGTATTTACTGGACCAAATCAAAAGGAAGATATCGAATAACAAAAACGGGGACGACAAGAGTGTGCTGAAGCAGGAGGCCGTGTCGAAGATCCTCAGCGATGTGAAGGTGATGCGCGGACGCCAGGACAACCTGGACTCGCGTTTCTCCGCCATGAAGCAGGAAAACGAGGTGCTGTGGCGCGAGATAGCCAGCCTGCGTCAGAAGCAcgccaagcagcagcagatagTCAACAAACTGATCCAGTTCCTAATCTCCATCGTGCAACCGTCGCGCAACATGTCCGGCGTCAAGCGCCACATGCAGCTGATGATCAACGACACGCCGGAGAACGATCGTGCTCGCAGCACCAGCGAGACGGAGAGCGAGGGCGGCGGCGGCCCGGTCATCCACGAGCTCAGCGAGGAGCTGCTCGACGAGGTGATGAATCCTTCGCCGACTAACTACGCTGCAGCTTCGCAGTACGACCAGGAGAGCGTCTCCCCGCTGGCCGTCGAGCGGCCGCGTTCGAATATAAGCATTAGCTCGCACAACGTCGACTATTCGAATCAGAGCGTCGAGGACTTGCTGCTCCAGGGCAATGGAACTGCTGGCGGTAATCTTCTGGTCGGAGGAGCAGCCTCTCCGCTCGCCTCCAGTGTGAGCAGTCAGTCGCCGGCCCAGCAAGTTGTCTACACGGTCACCGAGGCCCCCGACTCGCATGTCCAGGAGGTGCCCAACAGTCCGCCGTATCACGAAGAGCAGAACGTCCTCACCACGCCCATGGTgcgggagcaggagcagaagcGTCAGCAGCTCAAGGAGCAGAACAAGCTGCGACGACGCGCAGGAGAAGTAACCATCGATGCCGCCCCAATTCTGGTGGAAGAGGGCGGTCCTAAGGTGCAGCGCAAGAGCAACCAGGGAATGGTTCAGCCAATGATTATCAAGGCCGAGCCGGAGAACAACTCTGGAATAATGGAGCTTATAAATCCCTCAAACTCTGATCTGTACAATGTAAACTTTATCAGTGAAGATATGCCTACGGATATATTCGAA GACTCTTCTTTGCTGCCTGCTGGCGTGGAGGAGGCAGCCAAGCTGGATCAGCAGCAGAAATTCGGGCAATCTACAGTGAGCAGCGGCAAGTTTGCCAGCAATTTCGATGTGCCCACCAATAGTTCTTTGTTGGATGCAAATCAGGCCTCGACATCGAAGGCTGCAGCCAAGGCACAGGCCAatgaggaggaggcggcggcctTGGCTGTGGCCAAGTACACGGGCAGCGAGAACGGAGCTACGCGAGATCTCAACAACGGTCAGCTCCTCAGGATCCCCTCAGTGTTAGTAGACAAGAAGATTTCCCATACCAGCCAGAACAGCCATAATCAAGAGGCAAATTCTTACTGTTGCAGTGACGATCTCCATGGGCACTTGGACAACATGCAAGATGAGCTGGAAACTCTGAAGGATCTGTTGCGTGGCGACGGGGTGGCCATTGATCAAAACATGCTTCTGGGT CTCTTTAATGACTCGGATCTGATGGACAACTACGGCTTATCTTTTCCCAATGACAGCCTAAGCAGTGAAAAGAAGG CACCCAGTGGCTCAGAACTGATTTCCTATCAGCCCATGTACGATCTGTCCGACATTCTGGACACGGACGATGGCAACAAGGATCAGGAGGCCAACAGACGCCAGCAGCTGCAGACGCAGAACTCGGTGTTGAATACGCCACGTCACGAGTTGTAA